The Sphingomonas sp. HF-S4 sequence TCGGCGACGAAGCGGTCGCTCTTGCCCGGCTTTTCCTGGATGCCGAGCTGCGCCTTGGCGAGCAGCCCGTAATAGGTCTCGCCATATTGCGCCGCGGCCTTCAGCCGGGTGCTGACCTTTTCGGGCCGGCCGCACGCCATGTCGGCGCGCGATGCCCAATAGAAGCCCGCCGAGCGCAGCTCGGTATCGGTGGCGCGGGTAGCGACGCGCTCGAACGAATCCGCCGATGCGTGGCAGTCGCCCTGCCGCCAGGTCGCGAGCCCGGCGACCCAGTCGGCCTGGCCTACCCAGCTGCCGGTGCCCAGCTGCGCCTTCTCGGCCATGCGCCGCGCATTGGCGTCGTCGCCGGCCACATAATAAATCCACGCGACCTTCTGCTGCCATTCGGTCAGCGCGTCGGGGGTAAGGTCGGCGGCGAACTTGCCGACCACCGCTTCGGCCGAGACGCCGTCATCGGCCTTGACGAAGGGCTGGATCTCGATCGCGACCGAGATCGCGGCATTGTCGCTCTTGATCGATCGTGCGCGCTGGCGGACCGGCGCGGCATCGAACCAGATCAGCCGCTGGGCGGCGGGGAGCGAGGGCGTGTTCATCGCGCCGCGCGCCTTGGCCATGCGGACGAGCTGCTCGGCCTGGGGCAGATCGGGCGCCTCGCTGAGCAGCGCAAGGATCGGCGCCAGATCGACCTTCGGGCTCTTGGCGGCGGTGTAGAGCTGGGCCTTGGCGATCGCGTGGAGCGGCCCCGGCTTCATCGAATCGAGCTGGAGCTGCGCGTCGGCCCATTGCTGGCTGCGGATCGCCGCGAACACCTTCCGGTATCCGGCGCGCTGCTCGGAATCGAGCTGGTCGGGAATGCCCGCGCCGCGCTCGGCCGCCGCGGAGGCGCCACGGTTACTGTCGGCAACGTCGTCGTCGGCATGGGCCGCGACGGGGAGCGCGAGCAGCGCCGCGGCAAGGATGGTACGCTTGATCACTCGGTCGTTCCCCGGCTCAACAGCAGTAGGTGCTTCCAGGCTTCGCGCTTCACTGCCGGCCGCTCGAGGAGCCAGCGCGGGTGATAGCTCACGGCCGCCCGCGTCATCGCACCAAACTGGTTAATGTCGCGTAAACTATCGCTCGGCGGCCATCCGTCCGTCGTGTCCAGCACACGGCTCGCCGATTGCCCCAGCAAAAACAACGCCTTGGGCTGGAGCAGGCCAAGATGGTGCCGCGCCAGCTCGATCAGCCGCGGTTCGTCTTCGGGCGCGATCCGCCCGGTCAGCGGCCGCGCGAATGCGATCGGCACGACATGCACCGATTCGCGGCTCCGGCCCACCGCGGCGAGCATCTTGTCGAGCAGCCGCCCGGCTGGTCCGGAGAGCAGAACGTCCGAATCATCGGCCTCGGGAACGTCGGTCACCACCACCCATTCGGCGTCGACCGGCCCGGTCGGGGCGAAGAATCGCGTATGCCATCCTGCCTCGGGGGCGGAATCGCCTGACCGCCAGGCGAGGAAAGCGTCAATTGTTTCGGGGAGCGTTTCGACGACCGGTTCCGCTACGGCATCGGCGGCGAGGGCGGCCGGGGCGGGCGGCGGCGTCCGCGCCAGCCAGTCGCGCACCTCGTCCTCGACGAGCATGTCGACCCCGGCGTCACGCCACCATTCGAGTGCGCTCGCTGCCAGCTTCTGCCAGTCCTGAACCGGTTCCCCTCCCATATCTGGTCTTTGAATCCTTGTTGACGCCGCGGTCAATCTGCCGCCAATCGGCAAGCAGACGGGACGTTGCGGAACCGCGACGACAGGCGCTGCGCTTCGTCCCCTAGAGAAGATCGCAAGGGATTACGAGGATGAGCGAACGAGAGTCGATGCCGTATGACGTCGTGATCGTCGGCGCGGGCCCATCGGGGCTCGCTGCGGCGATCCGGCTCAAGCAGCTGGCGGCGGAGGCCGGGAGCGAGCTGTCGGTGTGCATCCTCGAAAAGGGCTCCGAGGTCGGCGCGCACATCCTGTCGGGCGCGGTGGTCGATCCGCGCGCGCTCGACGAACTCCTCCCCGATTGGCGCGACCAGGATTGCCCGCTCGCGCGCACTCCGGTGACCGAAAACCACCACTGGATCCTCAGCGAAAAGGGCAAGTCGAGCTTCCCCGAATTCCTCACGCCGCCCTTTCTCCACAACAAGGGCACCTATACCGGCTCGCTCGGCAACCTCTGCCGCTGGCTCGCCGCCAGGGCCGAGGAATTGGGCGTCGAGATCTTCCCCGGCTTCGCCGCTGCCGAGATCCTCTACAACGAAGATGGCAGCGTGAAGGGCGTCGCCACCGGCGACATGGGCGTCGCCCGTGACGGCACCCACAAGCCCGATTACCAGCCCGGGCTCGAGCTCCACGCCAAATACACCTTCTTCGGCGAAGGCGTTCGCGGCCACTTGACCAAGCAGCTCCAGCGCCAGTTCGGTCTGTGCGCCGACGCCCAGCCGCAGATCTACGGCATCGGCATCAAGGAGCTGTGGGACGTCGATCCTTCGCAGCACAAGCCCGGCAAGGTCATCCACACCCAGGGCTGGCCGCTCAAGGAAGGCGAGTCCAACGGCGGCGGCTTCCTCTATCACCAGGCCGATGGCCAGGTCGCATTGGGCTTCGTCGTCTGGCTCAACTACAAGAACCCCTATCTCTCGCCCTTCCACGAGATGCAGCGCTGGAAGACCCATCCCGAGATCGCGAAGATCCTGAAAGGCGCCAAGCGCGTCTCCTACGGCGCTCGCGCGATCAGCGACGGCGGCTGGCAGGCGGTCCCGAAGCTGGTGATGCCCGGCGCGGCGATCATCGGCGACAGCGCCGGCTTCCTCAACGTGCCCCGGATCAAGGGCACGCACACCTCGATGAAGTCGGGCATGATGGCCGCCGAAGCCGCCTTCGCCGCGGTTCAGGCCGGCCGCACCAGCGACGTGCTCGACGCCTATCCAGAGGCGTACGAGACCAGCTGGGTCGAGAAGGAACTGCGCGGTGTCCGCAACGTCGCGCCGCTGGTCAAGAAGTTCGGCGATACCTGGGGCACCTTGTTCGCCGGCGCGGCGATGTGGATGGAACTGGCCGGGTTGCGCTGGCCCTTCACGATGAAGCACAAGCCCGATCACGAGAGCCTGTGGCACGCCAGCCACGCCAAACCGATCGAATACCCCAAGCCCGACGGCGTGCTGACCTTCGATCGCTTGTCCTCGGTGTTCCTGTCGAACACCAATCACGAGGAGGACCAGCCGGTCCATCTGACGCTCAAGGATCCCGATATCCCGATCGGCTACAATCTGCCCGTATACGCCGAGCCGGCCCAGCGTTACTGTCCCGCGGGTGTGTACGAGGTCGTTGGAGAAGGCGATGGCCTGCGCTTCCAGATCAACGCGCAGAATTGCGTCCACTGCAAGACCTGCGACATCAAGGACCCCACCCAGAACATCAACTGGGTGGTCCCCGAAGGCGGCGGCGGTCCCAATTATCCGAACATGTAGCTTGGATATCGATATTCAGCTTTATTTCCCTCGCCCCCTGCAAGGGGGAGAGGGTTGCGCAGACTTAGTCTTTGCGCAGCGAAGGCTTAGTCGGAGCTGGGTGAGGGGGGGCGGCTTCGAAGAAGCCGCGCGGCGCGTCGCGCCGCTCTACCCCTCTCCAAGCTCCGCTAGGCAGAAAGCTGCCAAGCTTCGCTATCCTCTCCCCTATCAAGGGGAGAGGAAGGTTTGGACTAAATTTCGATACGCCCTAGGCCTCGCGCTGCTGTTCGCGGCAGCCCCGGCAACTGCCCAGACGGCCTTCGATCCGAGCGGCTATGTCCGTGCCCGCGCCGCCGATGACGCGGGTGCCGCGCACGTCGCCGCGGCGGGCTATGCCGAGGCGCTCGCCGCCGCGCCCGACGACGCCACCGTCGCGCTGCGCGCCTATCGCCAGGCGCTCGCCGCGGGCGACTACACGCTCGCCAGCCGCGCCGGCGCGGTGCTGGTCCGGGCCGGCGGGGCGCCGCCCGACACTGCCTTGCTCGCGCTAGCAGTCGCGCTGCGCAGCGGCGACGCGGCGGGCGCGGGCCGCGCGGTCGAGGCGATCGCCCGGGGGCCCTTCGATTTCCTCGCCCCCTCGCTGCGCGCCTGGCTCGCCTTCGATCGCGGCGAGGACGGCGTCGCGCTGCTCGATGCCGCCCCCGGCGACGCGCTTGCACGCCGCTACACCCGCCGCCATCGCGCGCTGCTGCTGATCGCCGCGAAGCGCACCGACGAGGCGATGGCCGCGCTTGCCGCCGACCTCGCCACCGCCGATCGCGACGACACGCGCATCGATGCGGCGCTGCTGCTCGCCCGCGTCGACAAGCGCGAGCCCGCCCGGCGACTGCTCGCCGCCGACCGCCCCGATTTCGAACGCCTTCGGAAAAAGCTCCCCAAGCGCACCCGGCCCGACGCCGCATTCGGCGCCTCGCGCATGTTCCTCGAACTCGCGGTCGAAGTCGCCGACGAAGAGATGGCGCAGCTCTCGATCCTGCTCACGCGCGCCGCGCTGCTGCTCGATCCGCGCGACGACCGCGCGCGCCTTTTCCTTGCCGAGGCGCTGTCGCAGGGTGGATCGCACGATCTCGCCCTCTCGATCCTCGCCGAGGTCGGCAGGCATAGCCCCTTCGTCCGCGGTGCCGCCTCAGGACGGATCGCGGTGCTGCGCCGCGCCGATCGCCTGCCCGAGGCGCTGCAACTCGCCCAGACGATGGCGCAGGGGAGCGAGGCCACCCGCGCCGATGCCGAGACGCTCGGCGACCTGCTTGCCGACCAGGGGCGCGACGATCTCGCCGCCGCGGCCTATGCCGCCGGACTCAAGGACGAAGGCGCGACCGACTGGCGGCTCCACTATCTCCACGGCCGCGCGCTCGATCGCGCCGGCCGCTGGGACGAAGCCTTGCCCGCGCTCCAGCGCGCAGTGACGCTCGGCCCCGAACAGGCGCCCGCGCTCAAATATCTCGGCACCGCCTGGATCGCCCGCGGCGAGAATCTCACCGCGGCCCAGACGCTGCTCGAACGGGCGCGATCGCTCGCCCCCGACGATGCCGAGATCGCCGATTCGCTCGCCTGGGCCTATTACCAGCGCGGCGACGTCGCCCGCGCGCTGCCCATGCTCGAGCGCGCGGTGCGCGACGATCCCGCCGCCGCGCGCGCCAACGAGCATCTCGGCGACGCCTATTGGCGGCTCGGCCGCCACTATGAGGCGCGCTATGCGTGGCGCGCCGCCGCGCTCACTGCCGAGAACGACGCCCCCGCACGGCTCGAAGCCAAGCTCGCCAACGGATTGAAGCCGCAGCCCAATTGATGATCACCGAAATCGCCCGCGCCAAGCTCAACCTGGCGCTCCACGTCCGCGCCCGCCGCCCCGATGGCTATCACGAGCTCGAAACCCTGTTCGCGTTCGTCGAGCATGGCGACGTGCTGCGCATCGTCCCGGCCGACGCCCCCAGCTTCCGCATCACCGGCCCCTTCTCCGGTGCGCTGGCCGGGGAGGGCGACAACCTCGTCACCCGCGCCGCCGCGCGCTTCGCCGCGATTTTCGGCGGGGGCGCCCACTCGATCGAACTGGAGAAGCATCTGCCCGTCGCCTCGGGCATCGGCGGCGGCTCGGCCGATGCCGCCGCGACGCTCCGCGCGCTCGCCAGGCTTCACCATGTCGCGCTCGACGACCCGAAGCTGTTCGAGATCGCCGACGCCCTCGGCTCGGATGTCCCCGCCTGCCTGCTCGGCAGGACCGCGATCGGCAAGGGCAGGGGCGAGCAGCTCGAAACCGTCCCCGGCATGCCCGGCACCCCGGTGTTGCTGGTAAATCCCGGCGTCGCGGTCTCGACGGCGCAGGTCTTCGCCCGCTGGGACGGCCAGGACCGCGGCCCGCTGGGATCCGATCCGCTGGCGGGCCGCAACGACCTCGAATCCCCCGCCCGCGCGATTGCTCCGGTGATCGGCGACGTGCTGGAGACGCTCGCCGCCCAGCCCGGCGTCACCCTCACCCGCATGTCCGGCTCGGGCGCCACCTGCTTCGCGCTGTTCGAGAGTGAGGCGGCTCGTGGCAATGCTGCTGCCGCCATCGTACGGTCGGTTTGGTGGTGCGTACAGACCCGGCTGACCTGACCATTTCTTCCCTCGCCCCCGCAGGGAGAGAGGGTTGCGCAGACTTAGGCTCGCGTAGACTTAGGCTCGCGTAGACTTAGGCTCGCAGAGCCTTAGTCGGAGCTGGGTGAGGGGGTGCGGCCACGCAGTGGCCGCGGGGGGGGGGGGGGCCCGCGCGGCGCTTCGCGCCGCTCTGTCCGCAAGCCTAGCTCGAACTGCGTCGAGCGATAACCCGCACTGCGGATCCTGCAGATAGGCATCATAGGCCGCCAAAGCGTCATTGCGGAGCCAGCCTTCGGCGGTGCGGCTGTGGCGCAGGCTATCGCAGATCACTTCTTCCTCGTTTGCGGACGCGGCTTCGGCCTGCGCCGCTTCGTCAGATAGTAACTCGTAAGCGGAGCATCGCATCGCTGTTCTTCTAGTCCCGGGACCCAATGGGTTGGGGCATGGCGTCAATCATATCGCAGCCCTCAGGGGCCGAAAAATATGTAGAAGTTCCCCTCTTGTTCCACGGGAACAAATCCGATACACCCTGCCACACACAAGTTGAACGCACGCGGCAAACCCTTTAGCGACGGGGATACGAAATGGCAGCTACCCTCAAGGTGATCGACGGCAACATGGCAGTATCCACGGACAAGCAGAAGGCGCTCGACGCCGCATTGGCGCAGATCGATCGCGCCTTCGGCAAGGGCAGCGCGATGCGCCTGGGCTCGAAGGAGACGATGCAGGTCGAGGCGATCTCGACCGGCTCGCTCGGGCTCGATATCGCACTGGGCGTCGGCGGGCTGCCGCGCGGCCGCGTCATCGAAGTCTATGGGCCCGAAAGCTCGGGCAAGACCACGCTCGCGCTCCACGTCATCGCCGAGGCACAGAAGAACGGGGGCACTGCCGCGTTCGTCGATGCCGAGCACGCGCTCGACCCGGTCTATGCCAAGAAGCTCGGGGTCAATATCGACGAGCTGATTGTCTCTCAGCCCGATACCGGCGAACAGGCGCTCGAGATCGTCGATACGCTCGTCCGCTCGAATGCGATCGACGTGCTCGTGGTCGATTCGGTCGCCGCGCTGGTGCCGCGTGCCGAAATCGAAGGCGAGATGGGCGACAGCCATGTCGGCCTCCAGGCGCGACTGATGTCGCAGTCGCTGCGGAAGCTAACCGGTTCGATCAGCCGCTCGCGCTGCATGGTGATCTTCATCAACCAGCTGCGCATGAAGATTGGCGTGATGTACGGCAACCCCGAGACAACGACGGGCGGTAACGCCTTGAAATTCTATGCTTCTGTCCGTCTCGACATCCGTCGCACCGGCCAGATCAAGGACCGCGACGAGATCATCGGCAACGCCACCCGCGTCAAGGTGGTCAAGAACAAGGTCGCGCCGCCGTTCAAGCAGGTCGAATTCGACATCATGTACGGCCAGGGCATCTCCAAGATCGGCGAGATCCTCGATCTAGGGGTCAAGGCGGGGATCGTCGAAAAGTCGGGCGCGTGGTTCAGCTATGACAGCATCCGCATCGGCCAGGGCCGCGAAAATTCGAAGACCTTCCTCAAGGAAAATCCCGAGCTCTGCACGCGGCTCGAAACCGCGATCCGCGCGCGCACCGATCAGGTTGCCGAGGGGCTGATGGCCGGCCCCGAGCCCGAGGACGATCTCTGATCAAATGCGCGTTTGCCTAACCTTTTCTAACCTTTCGGCCGCGCCGGCATGATCTGGTGCCGATGCGGTCACGGGAGCCTCTCCCATCGGAAGACCCGGCGCATTGCCCTGCGCCGGGTCTTTCGGTTTGTTGCGCGGTCGCGCAATTTTGGGAATGAATAAATGCGCAAAGTGCGAAGTTAAGCCGGGGAAGTCCAACATGATCATCGTCCATCACCTCGAAAATTCGCGCTCGCAGCGCGTCCTCTGGCTGCTCGAGGAGCTCGGCCTGCCGTACGCGGTCAAGCGCTATGAGCGGAACAAGGCGACCATGCTCGCCCCGCCCGAGCTGCGCGCCATCCACCCGCTCGGCAAGTCGCCGGTGATCGAGGATGACGGCGTCGTGGTGGCCGAGACCGGGGCGATCGTCGAATATCTGGTCGAGAAGGCCGATGGCCGGCTCGGCGCCCCGGCGCACCGCGAGGATGCGCTGCGCTATCGCCACTTCCTCCATTATGCCGAGGGCTCGCTGATGCCGCCCTTGTTCACCAAGCTGGTGCTCAGCCGCGTGCCGTTGCTCGGCAAGGTCGCGCAGAAGAAGTTCCAGCCGATGGTCGACGTCCATCTCGACTATGTCGAGTCCGAGCTCGCCGCGCGCCCGTGGTTCGCCGGCAAGGACATGACCGCTGCCGACGTGATGATGAGCTTTCCGCTCGAAGCCGCGGTGTCCCGCGCCAACGCCACTGAGGGACGCCCCCATCTCGCCGCCTGGCTCCAGAAGGTCCACGCCCGCCCGGCCTACCAGGCCGCGCTCAAGGCCGGCGGCCCCTATGCCTATGCTTGAGGCCGGCAGGCCGCGACGCGCTCGGCCGGCAGAAGGATCGGCGCTGAAGTGGGTCGCAGGGCTCCCGGCCCAGAAACACAAACCCCCGCCAAGTCATTGACTTTGGCGGGGGATGTTGGCGCGCCCGGAACGATTCGAACGTCCGACCCTCAGATTCGTAGTCTGATGCTCTATCCAGCTGAGCTACGGGCGCGCATTGGAGTGGCGCTGATAGAGGCGAGTTTTGGAGAACGCAACCCCGTTGCGCGAGGTTTTCCACAAGCTTAAGCAACAGGCCATGCGCAGCCCCCATTTCGCCGCCCTTACCGCCTGTGTCCTGGCCCTGGGCGGCTGCACCCAAGGCCATGACTCCTATCCGTCGCTACTGCCGCGGCCGATCGAGACGCAGAGTCTCGCCGAACCCGAGCGCCCTGCGGTGCCGATACCGGCGGACCCGGCACTCGACGCGCGCATTGCCCGGGTCACTTCGACGCTCCACGCGAGCAACCAGCGCTTCGCCACTGCCGCGCAGCAAGCCGAGGCCAAGGTCGCGGTGGCACGGGGCGTCGCCGAGGGTTCGGAGGCATGGCTCGACGCCCAGACCGCGCTCAGCACGCTCGAATCGCTGCGCGCGCCGACGCTGGCGACGCTCGCCGAGCTCGAAGGTATGGCGATCGAGCGCGGCCAATCGGGCAAGGGCTCCTATCCCGCACTCGATTCGGCTGTCGCCGCCGCCGATGCCATGGCCACCGCGCAAGGGGATCGCATCGGCGCACTCGAAGCCGCGCTCGCCGGCGCTTAATTGGTGATCGGAATGGCCATGCGGCATCTCGGCTTCGGATCAGCGCTGGCGGGCGCCGCAATGTTGCTCTCCCAACCGGGATATGCGCAGGAGGCTGGTCCGGCCGATCCCGCCGGTGCATCCTTGGCGGGCGACTATGTCCATTCGCAGATGGAGCTGGTCGCGGGGATCCGCCTCAATGCCGATGGGAGCTTCCTCTATGGTCTGACCGTCGGCTCGCTCGACGAGCGCGGGCAGGGCAAGTGGGAGGCGAACGGCAAGCGCATCACGCTGACCAGCCTGCCGCGTCCCGTCGCCCCGACGATCACCCCGGGGCGGCTTGAGGCGGCGCCGGGCAAGCCCTTCGCGATCCGCGTGGTGGCGCCCAACGGGCGCGACGTGCCGGGGGTGGATTTCCTGCTCGAGTTCGACAGCGGCGAGCCGCTCGAATCCTATCTGCCCGGAGGGCCGTGGTCGCTGCCCGAGGAGGAGCGCCGCGTGCCGCGCTTCGTAACCTTCCGCATGCCGTCATACCGGCTGCACTCGGCGCGGCTCCCGCTCGACGCGCGCCCAGGGACCGTAGCCCTCTTCACCCTGACCCCGAATGATTTCGGCGTCGTCGACCTGAGCGATGCCCACGCCGAGATCGACGGCGACACGCTGACGCTGCATCGCGCGGAAGGCGTGATGGCGTTCAAGCGGACCAAGCCCGGGGCAGACTAGCCGTGCTATTGGCGTAGCGCGGCGATCAGCACCTTCATGTTCTCGATATAGGTGCCGGTCGAGATGCCGATCACCGGGTTGTCGGTCTCGAAGGGCGAGGTGTCGGTCTTGTCGCCGACCTTGGTACGGCTGAAGTCGCCCGGTGCCGGCGTGCGGGCGCCATCGCCGGCATAGGGATTGCTCGTCGCCTTGAGCTCGGTCGGCCACCAGCCCGCGGGGTTGAGCGACTTGACCAGCGCCTCGGGCGCGCGCTTGCCGCCGGCCGTGTTGAGATCGGAGGTCTCGACTTCCTCCACCAGGAAATAGCGCGGCAGCGGCTGCGAGGTGCGCAGCGGCGAGCCCTTGACGACCTCCGCGGGGTCCGCGGCGGCCAGCTTGTCATAAGCGCGCCGCAGCGCTGGCACGTCGATTGCACGGAACGAGCTGTAATGGGTGATCGTATTGGCCGGGTCGTAATCGGCATAATATTCGCCGTTGACCACGTTCGATCCGCGGCGGTGGACATAGAGCGGGCGATTGGTGCCGATCTCGATGAAGCTGGGATAGGCGCGGCCGTTCTTCACCTGGTCCGCCGGCAGCCGGACCGAGTCGAGCCAGGCGAGCGCCTCTGGCACGCGCGCGAGGAACTTCCGGTCGCCGGTCAGCTGATAGAAGCGCAGCAACTGCTTGATGTTCGACGCGGTGGTGTGGGTGACCAGCGCGTCGGGCTCGTAGGTGCGCGCGCCTACGGGCTTGAGGTCGAGCGTGTATTGCAGTCCCCAGCCGGCCTGGGGTGCGGCCTGCTGCGTCACCAGGAAGACGTTCATCGCGCGGATCAGTGCGTCGTGGATGCGCGGATCGCTGCCCAGCGCCTGATAGGCATAGAGCAGGAACTGGATGTTCTCACCCGCGACATCGTCGTTGAAGGTGATGAAGCCGGTATAGTCGGGCTTGCCGTGATGGCTGAAGTCGCTCTTGAGCGGGTAGCGCTGCGGCCAGCCGCCGATCGGGTACTGGCTGTCGAGGACGAAGTTCAGCGCCTTGTCGAGTGCGGGGCGGTATTTCGGATCGTGCTTCTCGACATAGAGGCGCAGCAGGAACTGCATCGATTCCGAGGTGCCGGCATCGTCGAAGGTGGCGTTGCCCCAATCGTGCTGGAATTCCTCGAGCCGCCAGGCGTTGCGGCCAATCGTATCGTACCAGCGCTTCCGCGAGGCCGCGCCGCCGAAATCGCCGAAATAATGCCAGCCGCCGCTGGGGTGCTGGATCGCGATCAGCGCGTTTGCGGCCTTCTCGGCCGCTTCGTAATAATAGGGGTCGCCGGTGGCGTGGTACGCGTCGAGATAGAGATGCCCCATCGTCGCGGTGCCGGGCGGCTGGACCCAGATCATCGTCGGGAAGGCCTCCATCTCCCCCCAGCGGCGTGACATGTCGGGAAGGTAGGACCAGACATAGCCGCCGTTGACGGCGACCTTCTCGACCATGAAGCGGGTGGCGCGCTTCATGGTGTCGGCGATCTGGCGCTTGTCCGGCGCGGCTGCGGCAGGGAGCGCGAGGCTCGCCGCAAGCATCAGTCCGAGTGCCTTCACCAGCAATCGCCGCATCCCATCCGCTCCCGATTCCATTCTTATTGGGAGAGTTTAGCGATAATGACACCGGTGGCAATGAGTCATTCCGGGACGTCGAACGTGTCGAGGATCTTGGCGCCGGCCATGAACACTGCGATCGGGCAGAGCAGGAACAGCGCCTTGCCGCCGTACCCCGGGAAGCGATCGAGATAGTGGAGGCCGCGCTCCACCGCGCCGGTGCCCAGGCCATAGATGACCAGATAGGCTTCGAACTTGGTCTTGATCGTGAACAGACGGCGGAAGCGGGCGAACATGGGCCCAATGTAAGCAAGCGCCGGGCCAAGCGCAGAAATCCGCCGTTTACAGTTGAGCGACTATGGTTACCTGTCAATTAATTCGACAGTGCCGAGCGTCTCGAACAGCGCGCGGCGCGCGGCCTCGACTCGCGCGACCAGGGCGGCATCGCCGATCGTGTGGGCCTCGATCGCCTCGGGCCAGTGCGCCTCGATCACGGCAGCGATCAGATCGAGCCGGGCTTCGTCGACAAGGAAGCGCGGGTCGATCGTGGCGGGATCGGCGACGACGCGCAGCCGCAGGCAGGCGGGGCCGCCGCCATTGGCCATCGATTGGCGGACATCGACCACTTCGACGCGGCGGATCGGGCCATTGCCGGCGAGATGGTCCTGGAGCCACGCCCAGACGCTCGGCGTCTCACGGGCTTCCTCGGGGATGATCAGCGCGGTCTCGCCCGAGGGCAGCGTCACCAGTTGGGCGTTGAACAGATAGGACGCGATCGCGTCGGCAAGGCTGACCTGCGCAGCGGGGACTTCGACGATCTCGACTTCGGGCAGCGCAGCGCGGAGATCGGCATAAAAGCGCGCCTTGTCGGCAAAGGCGTGCTCGTGCGCGAACAGCACGCGGCCATTGGCGACCGCGACGACATCGTTGTGGAACGCGCCGGCGGCGATCGCCTCTTCGGACTGCTGGACGAACAAGGTGCGCGCCGGATTGAGCCCGTGGCGACGGGCGACGGCATAGCTGGCGTCAGGATGCTGGCGCGCGGGGAAGGGGCCGCCGCTGATCCCGTAGACGAAGACCTCGACGCCGGGCGCGTCGTGCGCGGCGGCGAGCCGCATATGGTTGGCCGCGCCCTCGTCGCCGAACGGGGCGGGGACGGGGGCGTGGACCGCGAAGCCGGGGTGGGCGAAGGCGATTCGGAGTTGGGCCAACGTCTCGGGCCATTCGTGGCTGCGATGCGGCATCGTCGCCAGGTTGGCGACGGTCAGGTGGCAGCGACCGTCGCCAGTGTCGAGCGCGGGCGACACCGTGGCGGCGTTGGCGGCCCACATCGCCGAGGCGGACATCGCCTGGGCCTGGAGGTGCGGGGCGGCGTCGGCGTACTCCGTGGCGAGGCTGGCGAGCCAGGCGTGGTCGGGACGGGCGTGGGGGAGTAGGATGCCCTGGGTCAGCCCGAGGCGCAGGTTGGCCCGCATCTTGGCGATGCCCTGCAGCGCGGCGGCGCGCGGGTATGCGGTCAGCCCGCGATTGCGGGTCGCGGCGAGGTTGCCCGGGCTCAGGCCGGCATAGTTGTGGCTGGGGCCGATGATGCCGTCGAAGTTGATTTCCACGAACCGCGTGTCACCGCCCGACATGCAGAACCTCGTCGCCGGCCGACACGCCGAGGATCTTCGCCGCGGCTGGATCGATCGCCACGCCGGCATCGGACGCGGTGATCTTCCCGAAACACACCTGGAAGTCCGCCAGCCGCCCGCTGGCCAGCATCGCCGGCTCGCCGCCGCCGTCGATCGCGGTGACCGTCGCCGACTTGGCCTCGCGCACGGTGCGGACCAAGTCGGTGCGCGCGGTCATCGTCGGGCCGCC is a genomic window containing:
- a CDS encoding lytic transglycosylase domain-containing protein; this translates as MIKRTILAAALLALPVAAHADDDVADSNRGASAAAERGAGIPDQLDSEQRAGYRKVFAAIRSQQWADAQLQLDSMKPGPLHAIAKAQLYTAAKSPKVDLAPILALLSEAPDLPQAEQLVRMAKARGAMNTPSLPAAQRLIWFDAAPVRQRARSIKSDNAAISVAIEIQPFVKADDGVSAEAVVGKFAADLTPDALTEWQQKVAWIYYVAGDDANARRMAEKAQLGTGSWVGQADWVAGLATWRQGDCHASADSFERVATRATDTELRSAGFYWASRADMACGRPEKVSTRLKAAAQYGETYYGLLAKAQLGIQEKPGKSDRFVAEDWRALERRPNVRVAAALTEIGEDSLANDVLRHQARFCTPGDHAALSRLAGRLNLAATQLWLSHNGPAGAKPLIQARYPSPNWTPAGGWRVDKALVFAHTLQESRFNAEVRSAAGAMGLMQVKTGAAIDVGRRQGVTYAASDLTKPSVNMEIGQSYLEQLRDQPFTGGLLPKVIAAYNAGPTPVTAWNSMSKDNGDPLLYIESIPYWETRGYVMTVLRNYWMYENQEGRASASRSALTQGLWPRFPGLPGAKAVKMTASIAPRHLPATTQVAGGN
- a CDS encoding uracil-DNA glycosylase family protein — translated: MGGEPVQDWQKLAASALEWWRDAGVDMLVEDEVRDWLARTPPPAPAALAADAVAEPVVETLPETIDAFLAWRSGDSAPEAGWHTRFFAPTGPVDAEWVVVTDVPEADDSDVLLSGPAGRLLDKMLAAVGRSRESVHVVPIAFARPLTGRIAPEDEPRLIELARHHLGLLQPKALFLLGQSASRVLDTTDGWPPSDSLRDINQFGAMTRAAVSYHPRWLLERPAVKREAWKHLLLLSRGTTE
- a CDS encoding electron transfer flavoprotein-ubiquinone oxidoreductase; its protein translation is MSERESMPYDVVIVGAGPSGLAAAIRLKQLAAEAGSELSVCILEKGSEVGAHILSGAVVDPRALDELLPDWRDQDCPLARTPVTENHHWILSEKGKSSFPEFLTPPFLHNKGTYTGSLGNLCRWLAARAEELGVEIFPGFAAAEILYNEDGSVKGVATGDMGVARDGTHKPDYQPGLELHAKYTFFGEGVRGHLTKQLQRQFGLCADAQPQIYGIGIKELWDVDPSQHKPGKVIHTQGWPLKEGESNGGGFLYHQADGQVALGFVVWLNYKNPYLSPFHEMQRWKTHPEIAKILKGAKRVSYGARAISDGGWQAVPKLVMPGAAIIGDSAGFLNVPRIKGTHTSMKSGMMAAEAAFAAVQAGRTSDVLDAYPEAYETSWVEKELRGVRNVAPLVKKFGDTWGTLFAGAAMWMELAGLRWPFTMKHKPDHESLWHASHAKPIEYPKPDGVLTFDRLSSVFLSNTNHEEDQPVHLTLKDPDIPIGYNLPVYAEPAQRYCPAGVYEVVGEGDGLRFQINAQNCVHCKTCDIKDPTQNINWVVPEGGGGPNYPNM
- a CDS encoding tetratricopeptide repeat protein — its product is MRGGGFEEAARRVAPLYPSPSSARQKAAKLRYPLPYQGERKVWTKFRYALGLALLFAAAPATAQTAFDPSGYVRARAADDAGAAHVAAAGYAEALAAAPDDATVALRAYRQALAAGDYTLASRAGAVLVRAGGAPPDTALLALAVALRSGDAAGAGRAVEAIARGPFDFLAPSLRAWLAFDRGEDGVALLDAAPGDALARRYTRRHRALLLIAAKRTDEAMAALAADLATADRDDTRIDAALLLARVDKREPARRLLAADRPDFERLRKKLPKRTRPDAAFGASRMFLELAVEVADEEMAQLSILLTRAALLLDPRDDRARLFLAEALSQGGSHDLALSILAEVGRHSPFVRGAASGRIAVLRRADRLPEALQLAQTMAQGSEATRADAETLGDLLADQGRDDLAAAAYAAGLKDEGATDWRLHYLHGRALDRAGRWDEALPALQRAVTLGPEQAPALKYLGTAWIARGENLTAAQTLLERARSLAPDDAEIADSLAWAYYQRGDVARALPMLERAVRDDPAAARANEHLGDAYWRLGRHYEARYAWRAAALTAENDAPARLEAKLANGLKPQPN
- a CDS encoding 4-(cytidine 5'-diphospho)-2-C-methyl-D-erythritol kinase, giving the protein MITEIARAKLNLALHVRARRPDGYHELETLFAFVEHGDVLRIVPADAPSFRITGPFSGALAGEGDNLVTRAAARFAAIFGGGAHSIELEKHLPVASGIGGGSADAAATLRALARLHHVALDDPKLFEIADALGSDVPACLLGRTAIGKGRGEQLETVPGMPGTPVLLVNPGVAVSTAQVFARWDGQDRGPLGSDPLAGRNDLESPARAIAPVIGDVLETLAAQPGVTLTRMSGSGATCFALFESEAARGNAAAAIVRSVWWCVQTRLT